The genomic window ACAGAAGTAAACGCTACGGTATATGCACGCCTGACTCCCCAGGTAACGATCCCCAATTGGATTTGGGGCAGCATTTTGATCCCTGACAGGATAAAAGCCCAATTAAAAGAAACTTTTGTGGAGGCGATGGCCTATCCCGAAATTGATTTACCCATGTACAAGCCCCTGGTGGGTTATTCATCGGAACTGTTTTTGCCCAACATCAATTTTATATCCCAAAACAGCATATCCCTGTTGGAAACCAATCAACCTTTTATTGAATCTTACATGGTGGGATTGAACCATGAGTTTGCACGTGAACTCCTTTGGCGCGAATACCCCACCGATCAGCGGGGCAGCTATTTCAGGCAGTTCTGGGAAGCCATCGGTTTTTTGGACAGGGACAACATGGATGCCGAAGCCCTGAAAGAAAAATTGAGGGATATCCCACCCCTGCACCTATGGAGTAAATACAGCGATCTGGGCGATCACGACCACCGCGAAGAACCCGGCGACAACGAGGAAGAAGTGGTACTGGTGATCCGCGGCGAGCTGCTCAAGAAATATCCCAATGCCGTTATCTATGCCCATAAAGCGGTTTGGAGAAACGCTGACGGTGACCCCGTGACCAATGCCGCCGATAAAGACAGCATCGACCCCAAACAAGAACGCGATCTGTGGCCATTGACCCCGGCTCAAGAAGCCAATCCACCGGCCGACATCGTAAAAACGCCTCTGTACGAAGCCAAAGTCAACCCCGACATCCATTTCTTCGGGTTCGACCTGACTACCTGCAAGGCCAAGGGCGGAACCGGTAAAGAGAGCATCCCCGTTGATCCACGGTGCGCCAGCAAAGGCATCACCTGGGACGATCCGGGCTGGTTCTTCGTCATCAAAGAAAGACCCGGCGAGCCACGCTTTGGCTTGGATATAGGCGGCGACACGAGCAACGTGGAAAGCGGAAAGGTTGAATTATGGAATGATTTGAGCTGGAACGATATTACACCTCCGGTGCCCAGCGGCGAGTTTATCCAAATCAACAACCAAACCGCCACCATCACAGCCGATCAGGCATTGGAACTGCCCGAAGACAAGGAAAAAGAAGACCAACAAGACGAAGATAAAGGCATAACCTGGAGCAAGGACATGAGCTCGGCAGAGCTGGCGTACATACTTTATCAGGTGCCTGTTTTGGTGGCGGTTCATGCTACCGAGATGTTGCCGGATGTAGATTAAATAGAGTCTGCCTATAAAGTCAACTACTTCGTTATGCTTATCATAAAAACAGTCATTTACAAAAGTAAACTCCTTGATTTTTATGATTTCACAAGCCTCGTATTTGAGCTTTATATTTCAGACCCTTTAGATTATTGACACAGACATATCATTGGATAAAAACTAAGCACTAATAGGTCAACCTAACCTCAATTCTATTAAATTTAATATTATGGCAGATTTCAATAAGGCACAGGAAGCTTTGAGAACAATTCAACAAAGAGTTGCACAGGAGCAAAAAAACATATTTCACGATAAGGAGAAGCTCAAGAAATTAGAGATTCAAAAGAAAAATGTTGTCCGTGTTTACACCGAGGAGAGCGGCCATTATAAAAAGATAGTGGCGGAAGAGCGAAACCTAAAGCGAAACATAGCGGGCAAACAGGCCGAATTAAACGCCATGCTTTCGGATAAGGTGGGCGCCATAAGAGAGTTCCAGGGTTTTACCGATCCTAGAAAAAACATCGGACTGTTAAACGACAGCACACCAATATTGATGTTTCCGGTGCGATTAGAGACGCGCTTTAAGACACTGGAAAGCAACGATGGCACTGCCTACCAGCTATGGGTGCGGATATTCCCCGATGAATGCTCCATCGACACCTTTGACGATACCCTTAGCGACAGCGAGGTGGAAAAAGCCAAAGAGTACTGGGCCAGTATCTGGGAAGCCGGAATCCCTGCCACCGAGCCAATCAATGAGTTTGTAAAAGACAAGCACCGTGGAGCCTGGCGTAAACTGATGGGCCACTTCAATGCCGGGAGGGCTTACTGGGTTAGCAATGCCTACAAGCCGGAGGACGAAGATATGCTGCCCACGCGCCAAAACGAATCGGATGTAATCCTGGTGATACCCACCTACGACCTGCCTTCGGAGGCAGAACAGAAGGCGCTGCAAAAATATTGGGGAACCTATTATCTGGCTAAGGGGAATGACGAAACTATCCAAAAGGCTTTTGACAACTTTATGGCCGAGACAGGCACAAGCGACGAGGTAGCCTCAAAGATACTTGGCAAATACACACCCTCAAACATCAAGCGGGAAGCTACGGTTGAGAAGCCCCTTGTGGTGGTTTCGTTCGTGGTTTTTAATGCGCCGCAGAACACCGACTCCAAGCTGAACGCCTGGACCCAGGCCGCCGAGGTGCGCACCTTTCCCGAAAGGTTTGTGCTACTGGGCTATCAAAACAACGACCTGGATGCGGAGATCAACCAATTGGGAAACCTGATACCCGACCCCATCATCGTGGGGCCCGACACGCGCGACGATATCGAGGAAGTACTGAGAGGGGTGCATGGCGAATCTTTTGACGAACTCAATGACGATGAAAAAGCAGTGAAATATATCGAATACCTATCGGAACAGGCCGAAACAAAATGGCTCTTCAATTTTAACGAAGCCGTAAATATGGGTCTGGGTTTCAAGGTGAACCTTACCCCAACACAGTTTAAACGAGGGTTCAGCCGGCTGTTTGTGATAGGCATCAAGATGCGTGCCGACAGCGACGAGGGGCAGCAATTGGTAGAGGAACTGTTTAAAAACCACCAGTTCGGCGACAACACTTTTTCGATCATCCCGCAGGGCACGCCGACCAACAATACCGAGGAAGAAGGCTCGGGCTATTCCGTAGAGGAAGATCCCGACGAGGCTTTTGACCGTTATTTTGAACAAGGCAAACCCGATGATCCCTACGAGCGCTCCACCCGGCGCGATGGCCGATGGCTGGCCAATATGCTGGGCATCGATGTTTATAATTCAGGATTAAATTTAGCCGAAAATTATTACCATACCGACCAGTGCGAGGCCGCAGCCATGCATACCGCATTGTGGAACGCCACCATCGGCTATTATATGGAAAGCATGCTTACCCCGGTAGCTTCCGATTGGGAGATAGACCGTCTGCGCTGGTTCCTGATCAATTACGTGAGCGGAAGGGGCAGGGTGCCCTCTATACGTATCGACGACCAGCCCTACGGCATTTTGCCGGCAACTACTTTTAGGAATTATAAGTTTATGGAGCAGCGAGAGGTGATTGGCCGCGCCTACTCCGATGACTACCCCAGCCTACTGAAGATTTATAAGGTATTGGAGATTGTAAAAAAAGATTGGGAAAAACATTTGGGCAAAGTGGCCCATGTGGGCAAAAAAGGCGATGCACACCAAATATTACTGCAAGCACTTGGTTTACATGCCACATCGGTAGAGTACGACCGACGCGTGGCCGATAACCTGTACGCCAACTTTAATGCCATGCTGATGCACGGCGTAGAACTCGACATTCAAAAGATAGAGGGGATATACAGGACATTTGGCCTACTTCAACTGCAGCACCTGGGTTACAACCATGATTATAAAAACAATCCAAGGATACCCATCCTTGAAAAATCATTTTTAGGCGATGCCCACGACCTGGACAAATTTGTGGTAGACGACACACCCTTCTCGGAGAAAAAACCGATACGTCCCTACACCGAAGACGATAAAAACTACATCTATTGGTTGATTGACAAAGCCCAAAACAACCATCGCGACATCAAAGACCAAAAAGGCTTTAAGGACAATAAGAAACCCATTGCCCTGCTTTACGACATGCTGCGCCATGCCATCAACCTGGAGTTCGGTAACACAGGTCTGCGACTTTACCAGAACGCACAATTGGTTACCCAGCAGGAGGCGGCCATGATGCGCTTGGACGCGGACTTTATCGGCATACAAGAAAATACCCGACTACTCGAAAGCAAGTGGGATATTATTTACCGAAAAGAACCCCGCGTAAACGACAATGGGCTGATGATTGCCGATCATATTTCCGAGCTGATAAAAACGGCCACGAGCGATCCTTCCGTACGTTATCTGCAAGAAGTTATGGCCGCATTGGAACACTTGAAAGATGTTCCCACTGCCCGCCTGGAACGCTGCTTTGCCGAACACCTGGACTGTTGCTACTACCGCCTGGACTCCTGGCTGATGGGATTTTTACATCTGCAACTGGAATACATGCGCTTTGGCGGCGAAAGCAATGAGTCGGACCCATCGGATGGTATCTATCTGGGTGCCTATGGCCTGGTCGAGAACCTGAGGCCGGAAAACAAGCAACTGGAACCAAAAACCATAGACGAGGACCTCGTAGATATATTCGACCCGGAAAGAAGAAACGACATCATGACCGACAGCAAAAACGCCGGCTATGTCCACGCCCCGTCCATCAACCATGGTTTAACGGCTGCTGTGTTGCGCAATGCCTATATCTCGGCGGCAACGCCTGCCAATGCAGAGACCTATAAGGTTAACCTCTCGTCGGAAAGGGTGCGTCTTGCCTTGAACATCATCGAGGGCATGCAACAGGGGCAATCGCTCGGCGCCCTGTTGGGCTACCATCTCGAAAGAGGCCTGCACGACAATAACGTAGAGGAGATGGATATCTTTATTTATGAATTGCGAAAGGTATTTTCCCTGAGCTCCAATAAGTTAAAGATAACAGCTATCAAGGTGGGTAAAACATCGTCCGACCCAAAAATCCAAAAACGCTATCAGGAAGAAGAAGCGGAGTTTGAAGAGGACAAGGCCATCACAAAGATTGAAGCCAACAATGTGGTTGACGGATTGGAGCTGTTGGAACATATCCGAACTTCAGGAAAAGCCACCTATCCCTTTGGTTTTGCAACGGGTACGGGTGCCGACAAATTGATGCAGGCCACCCCAAACCAAGCCAATGCCATCAATAAAGAGGTGCAGCGCATTATGAACATCCGCGATGCCGTGGCCGACCTGGCCATATCGGAAAGCGTACATCAGGTGGTGCAGGGCAATTACGACCGTGCCGCCGGAGCCTTGGATGCCTACAGCAAGGGCCATTATCCGCAACTGCCCCATGTTATCCAATCCAATGGCAGCGGGGTAAGCCTGACCAACCGTTTCGGGATACACCTTCCACCTTTAAGCGGTCCCGCAGGCACCGTAACGCCAAGAGGGATTACCGCCCCCAGGATAAATGCCTGGCTGAACACGATATTTCCCGATCGCAACCTAATTACCTGTGAGGTAGTTTATACCGTACCCAATTACGACGAAGGTCCCGCCAACACCCCTGTTTCGCAATATGCTTCGTTACAGGATATGGGCTTGATGCCCATTGATTTGCTTTATCTCGAAGGCATAGACAGCGACAAAAGCTTATCGGCCCTGGATGATTATATCCTAAAGTGGTTGTACGACGGCGCATCGGCCCCAACCCGATTGGATGCCCTGGTGGAGATCAACTACACCAAGCCCTCCACCGCAGCGGGTGCTTTCTCCTTTTTTGAGGTGTCCGCCATGATTGGCGATTTGCGCCAGTTGGTGGTTTCGGCGCGCCCCTTGAATGCGGCCGACATTACCTTACAAAACGAAGCGAAAAAGGATCAGGTCAGCACTTCGGTCATCGATCCGGCAAGGGTTAGTGATGCAGTTGCACCTTTGGTTGCAGCTAAGGACAGCCTGAAAACCAGCGTTCTGGATGAACTTTCGGCCTTGGTTGACGATGAAGATATGGAAGTGGGATTGGCCAATAGCAGCGCCATCCTGGCCGGGATAGACAGCGTATCCACTTCTTTTGTAAACACTACGGGCGACATCAGTCTGTTCGGCAAGCCTCAATCCGGATCGGGTTACGTGGCAGACCGCAAAGCGGCTATCTATTCAGGCCTGTACAAGAAAATACTGGAATACAAAGACACCTGGGACGAAAAAGTAATTCATTATACGGATTTGATGGACGTACAATTGCCGGCTGCCACTTCGGACGAGGCTCGCATTAATATTTTGCAGCTGGCCGAAGCGGCTATCAGCACCACCATTGATGTTACCTTTACGGATGTGGTAGGATTGACTGCCATTGTGGTGGCGAAGAAAGCACTATTTGATGCCAAACATACCGAAATAGTAAATTATTTGGCTGCTGACCATGTAGCACTGAACACCCTTTTTGCAGCAACGGACACCTTGCTTTTGGGCTTGGGCGATTTTGACGTTCAGGCGCCCAACACCGGAGACGACATAAAACAAATTGTGGTACTGGCCGAGGATATTCAAAAGCAAGCCGAGAAGCTATACGATCAGCTCACAAAAAATATCGACGATGTGAATCAATTGATAACAGATGCCAATATCTCCGCCGATGCTAAAGCTAAAGTGAAGCTATTGACCCAGGCGGCCAAGTTACTGTTCAGCGAAGACTTTCAGGTATTGCCGGAATTTACCTTCAATGATGAACAGGCGGGCGAACTGCAAAACTGCATCAACGATCAGGCGCAATTGTTACACTATCAAACGAACGACAAGGGCGAGGACTTCCCTGTTGACAATTGGTTGTACGGCATTGCCCGTGTACGCGAAAAGCTGGGCTCCTGGGAAAATACGGTGCAGTTGTTCGAGGCCTTCAAGCCCGGATCACCTACCCTGGACCTGCTGCCCATCCAATTGCCTTACCAGGAAAACGATACCTGGCTGGCCGTATCCTATCCCGAAAGTTACGTGATAGAAAGCGACAAATTGATTTACACCGCCTATAACCCCGGTTTTAACCCGACCCAAGCGCAGTGCGGCCTATTGGTGGACGAATGGACCGAGGTGATACCGGCCAAAAAGGAAACCACGGGCATGACCTTCCACTACGATCGGCCCAATTGCGAACCACCGCAAACCATGCTTTTGATGACCCCTTCGGAGTTTACAGGACATTGGAAGTGGAATGACATCGTGAATACCCTGCACGACACCCTGGAGATGGCTCAGATCCGGGCTGTTGAACCCGACCATATCGATGAAACAGGATATGCCAAGTTCCTGCCGGCCACAGTGGCGTCGGTTACATCGCGTCCGGTAACCATGGCTTTAAACTATTTAGCAACGGCAATTACTATTAATCAATAAAACACGACATCATGGCTTTATTAAACCGTGTACAAGCATATTACCCAACGGTTACCCTCTGGAACCGATTGGAAGGAAGGCCCCGCAGCGAGAATTTCGAGCGGGCTGTAAAGGCGCAGGTGCGTGATGCCTTATGGATGCTGTCGAAGCAATGGCAGATGGGCGAGTTTATTGGCGACGATGCCGGATCGCCCGTGTTGGCCAAAGCCCACATGGAAACCACGCGCCTTACCAAATACAAAGGGGGCAGTGCCGATGCCGAAGCCTTGGAACAGGAAATTCCGCTGGAAGTAAAGGTGGAACACCAAGCCATTGCTTTTAAACAGGGCAACACAGAGATTTCGCTGGACATCCGCTTGCTGATGGGGCGGCAATGGCTCAAATGGGCAACGGCCATAGACCCTGCATACCGACAAGCTTATATCGACAAATATGGCATACGTAACAACGTGCAACCCGACCCCGACGCGGAAGCTGATGCCACGATATGCGCCCATCGTAAAGTGTGGCAGCAATTTGCAGCGGTAACGGGGCGAAGAATGGACGGCTACCGGTTGTATGTCTATCTGAAGGAAAATGCCACACCTGCCCATAAAGCTTCTGACGGTATTACACTGGCCAATACACAAACAAAAAAAGATGTGCTGGACGGGCTCGGGGCAAAATTTATTGCCTGGTACGAAAAACTGTATTACCAGCCCAACGAAGTCAGGAAAAACGAATCGTGGAAACCCAATTATCTCGAGCACCAGTTTGCTGTTTCGGCCCCACAAAAAGGAAAAGAAAAAGTACTGACGGCCGAAGAATATTATCACGGCCATCTGGATTGGTACAACCTGGATATCGACCAGGGGGATGACGAACTAGAAACTGGCACCCCTCCCCAGGACGTAGAGGACAAAATAACCCATGCTTTTGTGCCTACCTCGGTTACTTTTGGGGGCATGCCACATCCCCGTTGGTGGACTTTTGAAAACTGGAAAACCAACCTGGGGTTCGTGAACCCCGACACCACCGACCTGAACAAATTGCTCTTGCTCGATTTCTTTTTGACCTACAGCAACGATTGGTTTATCGTCCCTTTTACCTTGCCCGTAGGCAGTCTGGCCAAAATTAGAGGCCTAACGGTGACCAACGTGTTTAACGAAAAAATATGGGTGGAGGCCGCCGGAAGGGGCGACGACGAAAACTGGCAGCGTTGGAACATGTTTAACCTGAATGTAAAAGGAACGGACCACGTACCGGCCGACCTGGGTGCCGTGGTGCTCCCTACCTCCCGCAAGGTGCAGGAAGGCAAACCCTTGGAAGAGATATTCTTGCTCAGGGATGAGATTGCCAATATGGTTTGGGGCGTAGAGTCCGTTGTGCCTTTGCCCACCGGGAAAGGCCATAGGGGCAAGGAAGTGGGTTACGAACTGAAAGCCAAGTTGCAGCAATTGATAGGCGATGTTGTCCCGCCGGATACTTTGACCGACAACCTGGCCAAAATCAGATTCCGGGTAGTCAACAGCGTGCCCGAAAACTGGATACCCTTTATGCCGGTGCATATAGATGGACAGAAACGGCAGATACAACTGCAAAGGGCAGCCATGCCGCGCATACTCGAAAACGACGACAGGGTACCCAAAAAGGTGGAGCCCAAGACTTCGCTGTTGCGCCATGGGCTGGAGAAAAGCCCCAAAGAAACCTACCGTTTGAATGAGAACGAAGTAGGCCGCTCCGGAACCCGTATTAAAAAGAATTTTCAGCGCACCCGCTGGCACAACGGCGAAGTGTATAACTGGGTGGGTATCAAAAAAGAAAACGGACGCGGCGAAGGCAGCAGCGGCCTGGCCTTTGACCAACTGATACCGAATAAGAATAGGTTGGCGGATGACGGGTAGTTGTACGGCATTGGCACATTGCGCTTATCCGATAGCAGATAGTTTTTAGCTAATGGCAATTGGCTGCCATCCAACTTCCCTATCTAAACCGCATTGGTTAGGCTTGTGTAAGTTTATCAAATGTATAACGTGGCTTGTTTGCCACCAACGGGGGATGGGAATTAAATTAGGTTTGTTTTACAATAGCGTGTTTTGAGAGGCAAGTTCTTATAACCACCCCGGCTTCTATTTCGTACCTCATAGAACCACCCCGCCTTTTTTAAGGCGGAGAGTCGGTGTAACAGGCACTTTTTATTGGTTCAAATTTAAAACCGCTGTACATAGCTCTTTGATTTTTAGGGTAGGCAGAAATAAACCTTAACCCCTTATCCGACGCATGACGCCTGCTTGTGAGCAAACAGGAATAAACTTTTGTCCTTTAAACTTTAAACTCCCTTCAATCGCCCCATCACCATTTCGCGGCGTTGGCGGGAAATGCTTACCGAAGTGCCGTCTTTCATTTTTAGGTAGCCGCCATCGGTTTTTACGTAGGCCTTTATTTCGTCGATGCTGACAAGGTGCGATTGGTGCACGCGCAAAAAGTTATGCTCGCTAAGGAGTTCGTCGAATTCTTTTAAGGCTTTGCATACCAAATACTTTTCGCCCGACTTTAAGTGCACATGGGTATAGTTTCCTTCGCCCATACACCTGGAAATTTGGCTTATGTCCACAAACTCCATTTTATCGGCCAGCGGCAATACCATCTTTTTGCTGGGCGCGGATAGATTTTCCAACAGCAGGTGCATCCTCCGGTTCTCCGTTTTTTCAGCTTGCCGCTCCTTAAAGCGTACAACAGCTTTTACCAGTTCGCTTATATTTACGGGTTTCAGGATGTAGTCGAGCGCACAAAACTTAATGGCTTTGAGCGCATATCTGTCGAATGCCGTCACAAAAATCACTTCAAAATCTTTGGATGGCAGCATTTCCAACAAATCGAAACCTGTACCTTCCGTTAATTCGATGTCCAAAAAAATCAGGTCGGGTTTGTGGCTCATTATCATCTCAACGGCCGGGGCTATGTTGTTTACACTCGCCAGAACCTCTACTTGCGGACAATATTTTGCCAACAGCTTTTCCAGGTTTTCGCAATTGCCCTGCTCGTCGTCGATTAGGATGGTTTTTATTCTTTTCACATGTTTAAATTTAGCAAAACCCTTATAGCCAGTACAAATTACAACGACACTCCTATATGCCCAATTATATGCCCTGGCCCCCGCTAAGTCGGGGCAGGCTATGCGGTTTCATTTACACCGGTATTTCAATTTTTACCAACGTGCCTTTCCCTCCCGTTTCTTTGCGGTCGGCAATATGCAAGGTAAGCGGTTCGGCGCTTTGCGAATTTACTATTTTAATTCGTTCCCTAACCATTTTTATGGCTTTGCCGTTTCCGTTGCGCTGCGCCCTGCGCATGGAGATGCCCATCCCGTCGTCGGTAATTTCGCAAACTATCTTTGAGGCATCTTTTTTAAGTGCCACCTCTATAAAACCGCCTTTTTGAGGCGCCATACCATGAACCACCGCATTCTCCACAAAGGGCTGAAGCAGCATGGCCGGGATTTCCTCTTCCGCAGGGCTTATGGATTCATCGATATGGATTTCGTACTCGAATGGCGTTCGCAATTGCTCCAGATCCAGATACGATGTTATCAGTTGCAACTCCTCCTCAAGGGGCACCAACTGCTTTTCGGAGTTATTAAGCACCAGCCGCATCATCTCGGCAAACTCCGACAGGTAAATGTTGGCGCCCTCTATCTTGTTGCTGTTTACCAGATTTTGGATAGAGTTAAGCGAATTAAAAATAAAATGTGGGTTCATCTGCGAACGGATGGCGCGCACCTCCATCTCCGAAAGCCTCCGCTTGACCGCCTCGCGCCTGGCTATTTGTTTGGTGCGGATGCGGATGATAAGCCATGAGAGCAGGCCAAAGCCAATTAGACTTGTTAGTACAATTAGCAAAAGCCGACGGGTGTCGGCTTTTGAAAAAGGCTTGCTTTCTTCTGATCTTAAAATTTGTCTTATGTATTCTGGCAACTCATACGCTTCGGCAAAAGGAATAATGATAGTATTGTCAGGGGCAATTATCTGAATATTGCGTTGCTCATCAAAAAAAATACGCCTATCGTGTTCAATAAACTCCTCGTTTAATCGCACTACTTTAATTTCAACTCCTCTTTCCTTGTATTCATTGGGAATCTTTATTTCTTGCGAAGTAAAAATAAATAATTCAAATTTATCTTCCGCTTTCATCATTTTAATGTAAGTGGTAACATCGCGGATTACTGAATTCAAAACCGGTACCCCAATCTGACCATCATACAATTTTATCACTTTGTATATACCGTTTTTCTTCTTGAACGCATCAGTTTTTGTAAAATTCAAACCTAAATCACCCAATTCCGCTCCGGGTTGAATGGATTCTATTTTTTCAAAAACATCTTCAAAGCTCTTCGATAAAGCAGGGGAATTAAAATTATCCCTAAAATCGTTTATCTCTCCCTGAATTTCTGCCAAACTTTTACTCTTTAATAAATCAAGCAGCGTTTGGTGCAATATAAAGTATCGAGGATAACCATCCAGACTATATCGTGCGAACCAATAATAATCCCTAATCCAGAATGCAAGTGGCGTGCTTGCCTGATAGTTTTTAACCGACTTGTAAAATTCACCACTTAGGTACTCCTCATAATTTTCGAGATGAAACACATAATCGAACTGCGGTTTAAGCTGATCAAGAATACCGCTTACAAAAGGCTCATCCCTACCGATCTCAACTCTTTCAAAGTTTCCTGTCTGGACCCTTGTCTTTTTATTGTAACGATTAATGATGGATGCCGCCCAATATTGAATATCCAGATCAGCTTCATAAGCCACTTTTGCCGACATGGATGTTTTATGCTGCTCCAAGAGTTTAGTTCTTTTTTGATATTGGTCAGAGAGCCAAACTAAAAAATCGTCTTTCGGAAAAGTTTTATAATGCGGCCAGTTATCATCATTCACCAAATGATAAAAATCATCATTCAAGCCAGAGTTGGTATGTAACGCATGATAATAAAGCGTATCACCGGGAAAACTTATTCCATCTGATATTTCGCCTGGCGATTTAACAACTTTAACTTGCTTATTCTCAGCTTTATTTCCTGTTAAAGAGGTGTTTATTTTAGTGCTAACAAACTCCTCCCAATAGTTTTCGCTCGGGTTGATTTTACCATTCGTGGGAGGTAACATGTTAATGCCTTTGGTTTGCCATGCTGCAATAAAATTTTTAAGCAATGTTACCACCTCATCATACTCGATAGTTCTTTTATGTGTTGATTCTCCAACTACCCCAAAATCTTTATCCTCGAATTTTTGTCGTTCGGCATATCCTAATGATTGGGCAGGAGTTTCTCCTACAAATTGATAATCCGTGGGAGTAAGATTCAGATTAAGCGAAAACTGATTTTCAGATTTAAGCCCCGAGGCAATACTTAGTTCCGGATAATACGAATCGTAATAGGCCAGATTAAAAGCCAGAATATAAAAACGTTCAAAGTCAACCTTTAAATTAACCGTCTGTGGCGTAGTACCAAGTACTTCAATGCGAAAGAT from Saccharicrinis carchari includes these protein-coding regions:
- a CDS encoding sensor histidine kinase encodes the protein MKQIATVILFLSIIQSVFSINSSDTLKVGDKFELAFSHFNEKEIAKKNTLEPFNSTHAQDTSNMESFYKKLIFRIEVLGTTPQTVNLKVDFERFYILAFNLAYYDSYYPELSIASGLKSENQFSLNLNLTPTDYQFVGETPAQSLGYAERQKFEDKDFGVVGESTHKRTIEYDEVVTLLKNFIAAWQTKGINMLPPTNGKINPSENYWEEFVSTKINTSLTGNKAENKQVKVVKSPGEISDGISFPGDTLYYHALHTNSGLNDDFYHLVNDDNWPHYKTFPKDDFLVWLSDQYQKRTKLLEQHKTSMSAKVAYEADLDIQYWAASIINRYNKKTRVQTGNFERVEIGRDEPFVSGILDQLKPQFDYVFHLENYEEYLSGEFYKSVKNYQASTPLAFWIRDYYWFARYSLDGYPRYFILHQTLLDLLKSKSLAEIQGEINDFRDNFNSPALSKSFEDVFEKIESIQPGAELGDLGLNFTKTDAFKKKNGIYKVIKLYDGQIGVPVLNSVIRDVTTYIKMMKAEDKFELFIFTSQEIKIPNEYKERGVEIKVVRLNEEFIEHDRRIFFDEQRNIQIIAPDNTIIIPFAEAYELPEYIRQILRSEESKPFSKADTRRLLLIVLTSLIGFGLLSWLIIRIRTKQIARREAVKRRLSEMEVRAIRSQMNPHFIFNSLNSIQNLVNSNKIEGANIYLSEFAEMMRLVLNNSEKQLVPLEEELQLITSYLDLEQLRTPFEYEIHIDESISPAEEEIPAMLLQPFVENAVVHGMAPQKGGFIEVALKKDASKIVCEITDDGMGISMRRAQRNGNGKAIKMVRERIKIVNSQSAEPLTLHIADRKETGGKGTLVKIEIPV
- a CDS encoding LytR/AlgR family response regulator transcription factor is translated as MKRIKTILIDDEQGNCENLEKLLAKYCPQVEVLASVNNIAPAVEMIMSHKPDLIFLDIELTEGTGFDLLEMLPSKDFEVIFVTAFDRYALKAIKFCALDYILKPVNISELVKAVVRFKERQAEKTENRRMHLLLENLSAPSKKMVLPLADKMEFVDISQISRCMGEGNYTHVHLKSGEKYLVCKALKEFDELLSEHNFLRVHQSHLVSIDEIKAYVKTDGGYLKMKDGTSVSISRQRREMVMGRLKGV